TCGGTCTGATCACGCTGAACCGGCCCAAGGCGCTGAACGCGCTGAACGGGCACCTGATCGCCGAGCTGAACACGGTGCTCGACGCCTTCGAGGCCGACGAGGCGGTCCGGGCGGTCGTGGTCACGGGCTCGGAGAAAGCCTTCGCGGCGGGCGCCGACATCAAGGAGATGCTGAGCCACGACTTCGTGAGCGCGCTCGCGTCCGACTTCATCGCTCCGTGGGACCGGATCGCGCGCTGCCGCAAGCCGGTGATCGCGGCGGTCGCCGGCTACGCCCTGGGCGGCGGCTGCGAACTCGCGATGATGTGCGACATCATCCTCGCCGCCGACAACGCGCGCTTCGGCCAGCCGGAGATCAATCTCGGCACCCTCCCGGGAGCGGGCGGCACGCAACGGCTGATCCGCGCGATCGGCAAGTCCAAGGCGATGGAGATGGTGCTGACCGGCCGGATGATGGACGCGCGGGAGGCCGAGCAGGCCAATCTCGTCGCGCGCGTCGTGCCCGCGGCCGATCTGATCGACGAGGCGATCAAGCTCGCCGACACCATCGCCGAGAAATCGGCGCCGGTGGTCGCCATGGCCAAGGCGGCCGTCAACGCCGCGAACGAGATCGGCCTGAACGACGGGCTGCGCTTCGAGCGGTCGCAGTTCTACGCAACCTTCGCCACCGCCGACCGGGGCGAGGGCATGCAGGCCTTCGTCGACAAGCGTAGCCCGAAGTTCACCAATCGCTGATTTCCTGCCGGCCGCCGCCGCGGCCGCGTTGACAAACCCGGCGCGTCGTGGCTATGACCACGCCCTGTTTTCGGAGTGTCACACAGAACCATGGCCAATAACCGTTCCGCCGAGAAGCGCATCCGCCAGACCGAGAAGCGCACGATCGCGAACCGGGCGCGCATCGGCCGCATCCGCACGTTCGTCAAGAAGGTCGAATCGGCGGTTGCGGCTGGCGACTACCAGCTCGCCAAGACGGCGTTCGCGGACGCCGAGCCCGAGCTGCGTCAAGGCGTGACCAAGGGCGTGCTCAAGATGAACACCGCCGCCCGCAAGATCTCCCGCCTGTCCGCGCGGGTGAAGGCTCTGGGCACCGCCCAGGCCTGAACCGCCGCCGGACGTAGCCTGTCCGGCGACCCTCGCCGCCTCGTTTCCCGATCGCCTGCCAGAGTCTGGCGGGCGGTTTCCGCACGTCGTGCGGCGGGTGCGGGCGCGCTTCGAATTCGTCATGTCGAGCGTTGAC
Above is a genomic segment from Geminicoccaceae bacterium SCSIO 64248 containing:
- a CDS encoding enoyl-CoA hydratase, which produces MAYDTLLVETRGAVGLITLNRPKALNALNGHLIAELNTVLDAFEADEAVRAVVVTGSEKAFAAGADIKEMLSHDFVSALASDFIAPWDRIARCRKPVIAAVAGYALGGGCELAMMCDIILAADNARFGQPEINLGTLPGAGGTQRLIRAIGKSKAMEMVLTGRMMDAREAEQANLVARVVPAADLIDEAIKLADTIAEKSAPVVAMAKAAVNAANEIGLNDGLRFERSQFYATFATADRGEGMQAFVDKRSPKFTNR
- the rpsT gene encoding 30S ribosomal protein S20, with translation MANNRSAEKRIRQTEKRTIANRARIGRIRTFVKKVESAVAAGDYQLAKTAFADAEPELRQGVTKGVLKMNTAARKISRLSARVKALGTAQA